The following are encoded together in the Jaculus jaculus isolate mJacJac1 chromosome 3, mJacJac1.mat.Y.cur, whole genome shotgun sequence genome:
- the LOC101610191 gene encoding putative olfactory receptor 52P1 translates to MSNTPGQITESPNHTDLDPSTFFLLGIPGLEQFHMWLSIPVCCLGTATLVGNITILVVVATEPALHKPVYLFLCMLSTIDLAASFSTAPKLLAILWCGAGRISASACLAQMFFIHAFCMMESTVLLAMAFDRYVAICHPLRYSAILTGTTIARIGVAAMVRGSLLMLPCPFLIRRLSFCHSHVIPHTYCEHMAVVKLACGDTRPNRGYGLTVALLVIGADLFCISLSYALIAQAVLRLSSQEARSKALGTCGSHVCVILISYTPALFSFFTHRFGHHVPVHIHILLANVYLLFPPALNPVVYGVKTKEIRERVTKVLQKRQWTGFKTSK, encoded by the coding sequence ATGTCCAACACTCCAGGTCAGATCACGGAGTCTCCTAACCACACAGACCTGGATCCTTCCACCTTTTTTCTTCTGGGCATCCCTGGTCTGGAGCAGTTCCACATGTGGCTGTCAATCCCTGTGTGTTGCCTGGGCACAGCCACACTTGTAGGCAACATCACCATCCTGGTTGTGGTTGCCACAGAGCCAGCCCTGCACAAGCCGGTGTATTTGTTCCTGTGTATGCTGTCCACCATTGACCTGGCTGCCTCCTTCTCTACAGCGCCCAAGCTGCTGGCCATCCTCTGGTGTGGAGCTGGGCGcatctctgcctctgcctgcctggCACAGATGTTCTTCATTCATGCCTTCTGCATGATGGAGTCCACGGTGCTGCTGGCCATGGCTTTTGACCGCTACGTGGCCATCTGCCACCCACTGCGCTACTCTGCCATCCTCACGGGCACCACCATTGCCCGCATTGGAGTGGCAGCTATGGTGCGAGGCTCTCTGCTCATGCTGCCATGCCCCTTCCTGATCAGGCGTTTGAGTTTCTGCCACAGCCATGTGATCCCACACACATACTGTGAGCACATGGCCGTGGTAAAGCTGGCCTGCGGAGACACCAGGCCGAACCGTGGGTACGGGTTGACGGTAGCGCTCCTGGTCATCGGGGCTGACTTGTTCTGCATCAGTCTGTCTTATGCCCTCATTGCACAAGCTGTTCTTCGCCTCTCATCACAAGAAGCTCGATCCAAGGCCCTAGGGACCTGTGGCTCTCATGTCTGCGTCATCCTCATCTCTTACACACCAGCACTCTTCTCCTTTTTCACACACCGCTTTGGCCACCATGTCCCTGTCCACATTCATATTCTTTTGGCAAATGTCTATCTGCTCTTCCCACCGGCTCTAAACCCTGTGGTGTATGGAGTTAAGACTAAGGAGATCCGGGAGAGGGTCACTAAGGTACTTCAAAAGAGACAATGGACTGGGTTCAAGACATCTAAGTAA